From a single Opisthocomus hoazin isolate bOpiHoa1 chromosome 6, bOpiHoa1.hap1, whole genome shotgun sequence genomic region:
- the PRDX1 gene encoding peroxiredoxin-1 — MSSGKAFIGKPAPEFTATAVMPDGQFKDLKLSDYKGKYVVFFFYPLDFTFVCPTEIIAYSDRADEFKKINCEVIGASVDSHFCHLAWINTPKKQGGLGTMKIPLVSDTNRAIAKEYGVLKEDEGIAYRGLFIIDEKGILRQITINDLPVGRSVDETLRLVQAFQFTDKHGEVCPAGWKPGSDTIKPDVQKSKEYFSKQK; from the exons ATGTCTTCAGGAAAGGCTTTCATTGGAAAACCAGCCCCTGAGTTTACTGCCACGGCTGTAATGCCAGATGGACAGTTCAAAGACCTCAAACTCTCTGACTACAAAG GAAAATATGTTGTGTTCTTCTTCTACCCTCTGGACTTCACTTTTGTCTGTCCAACTGAAATTATTGCATACAGTGACAGAGCTGATGAATTCAAGAAAATTAACTGTGAAGTAATTGGAGCTTCTGTTGACTCTCACTTTTGTCACCTTGCCTG GATCAACACTCCTAAGAAACAAGGTGGTTTGGGTACTATGAAAATCCCATTGGTTTCTGACACAAACCGTGCCATTGCAAAAGAGTATGGAGTACTTAAGGAGGATGAAGGTATTGCATACAG GGGTCTGTTCATAATTGATGAGAAGGGGATCTTGAGGCAGATAACAATCAATGATCTTCCTGTTGGCCGTTCTGTGGATGAAACCCTCAGGCTTGTCCAGGCCTTCCAGTTTACAGATAAACATGGAGAGG TGTGCCCAGCTGGCTggaagcctggcagtgacacaaTCAAGCCTGATGTTCAGAAGAGTAAAGAGTATTTCTCCAAGCAGAAATAA
- the MMACHC gene encoding cyanocobalamin reductase / alkylcobalamin dealkylase isoform X1: MEGRVAERLRGALGPFGFEVYAFKVGWYNALLQPAFHLTYSDDTLAFVVLSTPSMFDKALKPFVNKERLKIMRDPVDQCVSHHLSRVKEKFPDQKVDIIFDYEILPSRKPKFLAQTAAHVAGAAYYYQRKDVKLDPWGKKKIYGVCVHPKYGGWFAIRGLLLFPDIQVPFLEQSAPVDCVTTEEKRIELLEQFNFHWRDGRYRDIIEVKERYSEEQKAYFATPPAERFKLLGLTHEAQRSVFH, translated from the exons ATGGAGGGGCGCGTGgcggagcggctgcgcggcgcccTGGGCCCCTTCGGCTTCGAGGTGTACGCCTTCAAG GTTGGATGGTACAATGCTCTTCTGCAGCCAGCCTTTCATCTCACCTACTCCGACGACACACTGGCCTTTGTGGTCCTCAGCACGCCTTCAATGTTTGACAAAGCCCTTAAACCTTTTGTGAACAAAGAACGGTTAAAAATAATGAGGGATCCTGTGGATCAGTGTGTTTCTCATCATTTATCACGTGTGAAGGAG aaaTTCCCTGACCAGAAGGTGGACATCATCTTTGATTATGAGATTTTGCCAAGCCGAAAGCCCAAGTTCTTGGCACAGACAGCTGCCCATGTTGCTGGAGCCGCATATTACTACCAAAGGAAGGATGTGAAGCTTGATCCTTGGGGGAAAAAG aagatCTATGGTGTATGTGTCCATCCCAAGTATGGCGGTTGGTTTGCTATCCGGGGTCTCCTCCTGTTCCCAGATATTCAGGTACCGTTCCTGGAACAATCTGCCCCTGTGGATTGTGTGACCACGGAGGAGAAAAgaattgagttgctggagcaatTCAATTTCCACTGGCGGGACGGCCGCTACAGGGACATAATTGAAGTCAAGGAAAGGTACTCGGAGGAGCAAAAAGCCTACTTTGCCACTCCTCCAGCGGAGAGATTCAAACTGCTAGGGCTGACACACGAAGCCCAGAGAAGCGTATTTCACTGA
- the MMACHC gene encoding cyanocobalamin reductase / alkylcobalamin dealkylase isoform X2, translating to MEGRVAERLRGALGPFGFEVYAFKVGWYNALLQPAFHLTYSDDTLAFVVLSTPSMFDKALKPFVNKERLKIMRDPVDQCVSHHLSRVKEKFPDQKVDIIFDYEILPSRKPKFLAQTAAHVAGAAYYYQRKDVKLDPWGKKIYGVCVHPKYGGWFAIRGLLLFPDIQVPFLEQSAPVDCVTTEEKRIELLEQFNFHWRDGRYRDIIEVKERYSEEQKAYFATPPAERFKLLGLTHEAQRSVFH from the exons ATGGAGGGGCGCGTGgcggagcggctgcgcggcgcccTGGGCCCCTTCGGCTTCGAGGTGTACGCCTTCAAG GTTGGATGGTACAATGCTCTTCTGCAGCCAGCCTTTCATCTCACCTACTCCGACGACACACTGGCCTTTGTGGTCCTCAGCACGCCTTCAATGTTTGACAAAGCCCTTAAACCTTTTGTGAACAAAGAACGGTTAAAAATAATGAGGGATCCTGTGGATCAGTGTGTTTCTCATCATTTATCACGTGTGAAGGAG aaaTTCCCTGACCAGAAGGTGGACATCATCTTTGATTATGAGATTTTGCCAAGCCGAAAGCCCAAGTTCTTGGCACAGACAGCTGCCCATGTTGCTGGAGCCGCATATTACTACCAAAGGAAGGATGTGAAGCTTGATCCTTGGGGGAAAAAG atCTATGGTGTATGTGTCCATCCCAAGTATGGCGGTTGGTTTGCTATCCGGGGTCTCCTCCTGTTCCCAGATATTCAGGTACCGTTCCTGGAACAATCTGCCCCTGTGGATTGTGTGACCACGGAGGAGAAAAgaattgagttgctggagcaatTCAATTTCCACTGGCGGGACGGCCGCTACAGGGACATAATTGAAGTCAAGGAAAGGTACTCGGAGGAGCAAAAAGCCTACTTTGCCACTCCTCCAGCGGAGAGATTCAAACTGCTAGGGCTGACACACGAAGCCCAGAGAAGCGTATTTCACTGA